GCTACGGTGCAACAGCGCGAGGCGGCAGAGACATTGCTGGCCTGGCTGAAAACACCGGCGGTGACGGATGTTTTCAGCCATTTTGGGCTGGTGAGCCGCAGTTAACGCTCCGCGCGGGGCACGGAGCCGCTGCTGCCCCGCACAATCAGTTCCGTTTTGATCAGCGTATGCCGTTGTGACGGCTGATTATTCAGCGTTGCCAGCAGGTATTCCGCCGCGTGGGTGCCAATCGACGCCAGATCGACGCGCATGGTGGTCAGCGGATGTTCCAGATGCTCGGCGTATTCGTAATCGTTGAAACCGACGATGGAGATATCGTTAGGAATGCGCAGATAGCGCTCGCTGGCGGCGCGCATCGCACCAAAAGCCAGCAAATCATTACCACAGATGATGGCGGTGGGCGGTTCCGGGCTGTCCAGCAGACGGAAAACCGCTTTGCGCGCATCGTTCATGCTGTAGGCGTTATCAATCAGATGGCTTTCCGGCAGGGTCAGACCTTGCGCGGCCAGCGCTTTGCGCGTGCCGTACAGACGATCGGAGATACGATCGTTCGAAGGCGGCGTGCCGACAATCACCCCAAAGCGGGTATGTCCCAGCGCCAGCAAATGGCTGGCAATGGTCTGGGCGGCCCCCTCGCTGTCGTACCCTACGCAGGGTTTCTCGCTATCCTGGGAAAAAGTTTGCACGCAGGGCAGATCCTGCGCGTTGATGCGCTCCCATAACTTCGGATGATGGGTATGGCCCACCAGCATCAGGCCATCGATGCCGTATTCAATCAGTTTGTTAACTTCTTTCAGCTCGGTATCAGGGTCGAAATTGGAGTTGGCCAGCAGCAGCGTATAACCCGCGTCGTGGATTAACTGCTGAAATGCTGCCAGCGGACGCGAGAAAGTCTCGGTAGCCAGTGTCGGCACCACGGCACCAATCGTCATGCTGCGGCGCGAGGCCAGGGTACGCGCGGCGCGGTTAATCACATATCCCAGTTCTTCACACGCCTTTTCCACCGCCGCCTTGCTTTTGGCTTTGACGGTGTCGCTGCCATTCAGTACGCGTGATACGGTCGCGGTGGAGACGCCAGACAGGCGTGCGACATCCTCCAGCGAGACGCGTCCAGATCCATTCTGCTTTTCACTCATCAAGTCACTCCTGTTGAAACAGTGAGCTTGTCCACAAAATTCGCAGACAAACGCCCTGCAATTTTGAAAGCGCTTACTTTCGGCTTGACTCCATTTTGTAATCGCTTACTTTTTACCTCATGTTATCAGGTTGGGGTGGCCTGCTCACGTTTAATTAACGGTTTTATGACTTTTCACCCCATTTGGTAAACAAACAGTCTCTGATGACCGCCGCGCGGCAGCAGAACCTCTTGTTACTCATAAATAAATCATAAAGGAATTCACCATGCGCAGATATCCACGTATTCGCTGGCTGATGATCGTGTTCTGCTTTTTCGCCATCGCCATTAACTATATCGACCGTATCAACCTCGCGATCGCCGCGCCGCATATCAAAGCCGATCTCGGGCTGGATGATGTCAGCATGGGGCTGATCCTTGGTGCCTTCTTCTGGACTTACGCTCTGCTGCAAA
The window above is part of the Pantoea cypripedii genome. Proteins encoded here:
- a CDS encoding LacI family DNA-binding transcriptional regulator — encoded protein: MSEKQNGSGRVSLEDVARLSGVSTATVSRVLNGSDTVKAKSKAAVEKACEELGYVINRAARTLASRRSMTIGAVVPTLATETFSRPLAAFQQLIHDAGYTLLLANSNFDPDTELKEVNKLIEYGIDGLMLVGHTHHPKLWERINAQDLPCVQTFSQDSEKPCVGYDSEGAAQTIASHLLALGHTRFGVIVGTPPSNDRISDRLYGTRKALAAQGLTLPESHLIDNAYSMNDARKAVFRLLDSPEPPTAIICGNDLLAFGAMRAASERYLRIPNDISIVGFNDYEYAEHLEHPLTTMRVDLASIGTHAAEYLLATLNNQPSQRHTLIKTELIVRGSSGSVPRAER